In Pseudomonas sp. P5_109, the genomic window CAGGCGCCCTGGCAGGAGCTGCTCGGCCAGCTCACGGAACCCTACGACCTGGTGCTGTGCCACGCAGTGCTGGAATGGCTGGCCGAACCCCACGCCATTTTGCCGGTGCTGCATCAACTGACCAAGGCGGATGGCTGGCTGTCCCTGGCGTTCTACAACCGCGACGCGCTGATTTATCGCAACTTGCTCAAGGGCCATTTCCGCAAGATGCGCAAGAACGACATGGCCGGTGAGAAGCAGAGCCTGACCCCGCAGCAGCCCCTTGATCCGCGCGAACTGGCGGCGCAACTTGAAGGTCTGTGGCAGGTCGAAACCCAGAGTGGCGTGCGGGTTTTTCACGATTACATGCCGGTGGAATTCCAGGCCCGCGCCGAGCTGGTGGACCTGCTGGAAATGGAACTGGCCCACCGCCGTCATCCAGCCTTTGCCGGGCTTGGGCGTTACTTGCACTGGATCTGTCGGCCTGTCTGATCGGAGCACAAGATGAAAAGTCATTCAGGTGTACTGATGTTCTGCCTGGGGCTGGCCGCTTGTCAGGGCAGCAACCCCTATGTCGCCACCTCCAATCCTTTGCCCCCGGCGCCGCCACAGGCTGCCAATACCTTCGATCGAAGCGCCTACCCGGCGGCGCCCCGTGATTACGCCAAGTACCGCAGTTGGGCCTGGCTCAACGGCCATCTGCCACCGGGCACCGCGTGGGCGGACTCGGCGCAGGTTGCCGAAGCGGTCAGCAATGCGCTGGATCAACGCGGCCTGCGCCCGCTGCATGACAATCGCCCGGCCGACTTGTTTGTCAGCGCCGACCTGCGCCTGGAAACTCGCTTGCGTCAGGTTCAGGACGACTATTACGGCGGCGCTTATGGTGGCTACAACGGCTACGGCCCTGGATATGGCGGGTACGCCACCGTACCGGTCATCCGTACTTACCAGGAACAAGTCGTGGTCGTGCAGGTGGACATGTTTGACGCCAAAAGCGGTCAGCCGATATGGAGCGCCAGCGCTGAAACCGGCAACCGGGGCAGCGAAAGCGAGCGGGCCGATGCGATACGGGAGGCTGTGGAAAAGGCAATGTCGGCGTATCCTCCTAGTTAGCTTCTTGTAGATAAGAAGCATTCCACAGGATCATGCCTTCAACCGGAGAACCATCATGTTCCGCCGCTTTATTTTACTGGCAGTGGCTGTGCTGCTCAGCGCCTGCACCGCCAACCAGGTCAATCATGACTTCGACGCCAGCCGCGATTTTGCTGCCTATCGCAGCTGGACCTGGAAAGAACCCGCCCTGCAGTACCGTCCCGATGATCCACGGATCAAGAGCGACCTGACCGAACAGCGCATCCGTCAGGCGGTTGCCGATCAACTGGATCAGCGCGGTCTGCGCCCGGCTGCCGCAGGCGCCAAGGGCGATTTGAATGTACAGGCCTACCTGATTGTCGAAGAGCGCCAGCAACAGGTGACCACCAATTACGGCGGCGGCTGGGGTAACCCGTGGTATGGCTACTATGGCGCCCCCATGTATAACGAAACCCGTAGCGTCAGCTACAAAGTAGCGACCATCCAGATCGACCTGCTCGATGGCAAGGACGGCAAGCTGGTGTGGCGCGGCAGTGACGAGCAGATACTCAGCCGCACGCCGAACCCGACGGATCGGCGCGATGCCATCTGGGAAACGGTCACGCGGATATTGGCCAACTACCCACCGCACTCAACCTGATCCGCTAAATACTAACAATCATCCCACAGGGTTTTTTATTGTCTGCGCTGGCAAGTTGCCAGCAACCACCGCCACCCTTGTCTACACTGCTGGTCACCCATGGAGGTTGCGCCCGGCTGTGTGCCGGCAAAGGAGTGCGCCATGTCTCCCCGCCTGCAGTTTCGCGGCCCGGCCCGGCAACGGGGGGCGATCGGCCTGATGGCTGCTTTGACCCTGACCCTGGCGTTGGCATTCATGTTGTTGGTGGTCGATACCGGCAGGCTGTACCTGGAAAAACGCAGTTTGCAGCGCGTGGCCGACATGGCCGCGCTTGAAGCTGCAACACGGGGTGGCGACTGTTCCGCCAGCTCAACCGCGAACACCTATGCCACGGCCAGTGCACAACGAAATGGTTTCGCCATTCCCTCCACCGGGCGCGCGCTGGCTGTGGCGTGCGGCGCACTGACCCTTGATGCCAACAACCTTCGGGTATTCGGTGCAGACCCAAGCAAAAGCGAGGCTATTCGGGTTATCGCCAGCCATGTCGTGCAACAGAGTATTGCCGGCGGCATCGGCGCTTTGTTCGGCGGCGCACCGGCGGGTTCAACGATGACGCTGAGCGCCACGGCGGTCGCTGCGCTGCCGCCACCCCTGGCTTCATTGACGATCCGCAGTACAGCCCTGACCTTCGATACCAGCAAGGCCGCCATTACCAGTCTGCTTTTCGGGGGCTTGCTGGGGGGGAACGTCACTGTCAGTGCGGCGGGTTGGAACGGTTTGGTCAATACCAACATCAGCCTGCTCGGCTACCTCGATCGGTTGAAAATTGACCTCGGCTTGACCGCCGCCGGCTACAACCAGGTTCTGGGCAATACAGTCAATGTCAGCCAGTTGATCCAGACCGCCATCAACGTGCTGGACCCCACCAGCACACTTGGCGCAACCGCAACGATCGTCAGCCTGCAAGCACTGAAAGTGGCAGCGGGGACGACGTCCGTCGTGCTGGGCAATATGTTGCATGTTGAAAGTGGCACCGACATCTCGGCCCTTGCCGTGAATCTGAAAGCGTTCGATCTGGTCGAAGGGTTCGTGCAACTGGCCAACAAGAAGAACGCCCTGGTCGCGAGCTTGCCGATCAACATTGCAGGGCTGGCGCAAATCACTGCACGGGTGCAGGTGATGGAGCCGCCGCAACTGTCTGCCATCGGCAATCCGAAAAACGCGGCATTGGCCCCCTTGGGCCCCAACCGCATCTATGTGCGCACGGCTCAGGTCAAGACATTGCTGTCGATCAACCTGCCCGTACTGGACGCCATCACGCCTCTGGTCAATGCCGTCATCAATCTCGTTGCGCCGTTGACCAATACCCTGAATGCATTGCTGCATCTGGACCTGGTGGGTGTTGTCAACTCATTGACCTGCGCGTTGCTCGTGCCGTGTGACACGCCGGAAATCAAGCTGTTGCCACCACCGATACGGATCGACGTGGCACTGGAAGCGGCTGGAGCCTGGAGTTATGTCACGGCTTACAGTTGCGTGAGTGCAACGAATAAAAGTCTGACGACCAACACCACCACCACGCTGATCGGATTGAAGATCGGGCAGATCAGCCCTGCCGATGTGTTTGGCTCACCCACAGTTCCACCCAGCAACAACGTCAATCCTCTGAAGGTCATTGATATCGGCGTGCAGACCTGCCAACGGCTGCTGATCCTGCCGCCAACCTGTTACAACCACCAGCCCGGCGTTGGTGGTGGCATCGATATCATGGTCAACATCCCGATTGCTCAAAATGCCAACATGTCCCACGTCTATTCAGCGCCGGCAGCGGCCAACCTGCCGGAGATCAATCAGCCACCGTTTTACTACGCCTTCACCACGACCAATATCGTCAACAGCCTGAGCACCACCGTCAGCAACCTTGGCGTCAATATGTATGGGCCGTCGGGCAGTATCGTGGGTGGCTTGGGGGGCATTTTGAGTGATGTCAGTGCCGCGCTGGTCAATGCGATCAACACCGTACTCAGCCCGTTGCTGGACACATTGATCAACACGCTGCTGGCGAGCCTGGGGATCGACCTGAACAAAGTCGAGGTGGGTGCCAACCTCAGTTGTCACTCGGGACGCCCATCCCTGGTGATCTAGTCTGCCGGCACAATCGGCAGTTCGATGCAGAAGCGCGCGCCCTCGGTGGAGTTCCTGACGCTCAGTTTGCCGCCCATGTTCTCGACGATGCCGTAGCTCACCGACAGCCCCAGACCGGTGCCAACGCCGACCGGTTTGGTGGTGAAGAACGGCTCGAAAATCCGCTCCAGCAAACGAGGGTCGATACCGCCGCCGTTGTCTTCGACCCACAGGCGTACCGAGTGCGTATCCCGTTCGGCGTACAGCGAAATCCACGGCTTGAATCCGGGGTGTTTTTCGCGCTTGTCGAGCAGGGCATCCCGGGCATTGACCATCAGGTTGATCAGCACCTGTTCAAGCTGGTCGACGTAACCGCGCACCTGTACTTCAAAACCGGTCTCGCTGATGCGCAGGTCGACGCCTTTGCCGCGCATGCCCTCGGACAATAGCGACAGCGTGCCTTCGATGGCCTGGGCCGGGTTGAACGGTTGCTGTTCGATTTCCGAGCGGCGGCCGAACACCCGCATGTGGTCCACCACCCGCGCGGCGCGTTGCACCTGGGAATCGATGCGGGTGAGTTTGTCGATCAGGTAATCGACCTGCACATCGCCGTTGCTCAGGCGCTTGAGGACATTGACGATGGCCATGCGCATCACGTTCAACGGCTGGTTGATCTCATGGGCCAGGCCGGTGGCCATTTCACCGAGGGTGGCCATTTTCGCGCTTTGTGTGAGCTGCTGCTGCGAGCGCCGCACCTCGGTGTTGTCGCGCCCCACGGCCTGGATTTCGAGCAAGCGGCCCTGTTCATCGAACACCCCGCGATCGGACCAGACCCACCAGGCGTGTTCGCGGCCGGGCAGTTGCAGGTTGATCTCGGCGGTGCTCACCGGGAACTCGGGGCTCAGTTGGCTCAGTCGTTGGGTGAACGCATCGCGCTGTTCCGCGGACATCCAGCTGCCCAGATTCACCCCCGGCAACTGCTCCGGCGCCAATTCCAGATACGTGGCCAACGGTCGGTTGCCGAAGGTCAGGGTCAGGTCGGGCAGGTAGCGGCAGATCATCGCCGGCGAATCTTCCACCAGAATCCGGTAGCGTTCTTCACTCTGCCTGACCTGTTCGGTGGCCAGGGTCGCGTCCGTGACGTCCAGCCACAGGCCCACGGCTTCCACGGGCAAGCCGAGGTCGTCGCGCAACAACTTCGCTTCATCGAGCAGCCAGTGATAGTCGCCGCGACTGTCGCGCAACCGATAGCGGGCGCGCACCGAGCCTTCACGCAGCAACTGCCGGGTGCGCTCGAAATACTGCGGGCGGTCGTCGGGATGCACCCGTTCCACCAGCGTTCCGGGTGCGCAGTCGGCCAGGGTCCAGCCGAGCAGCGGCAACAGACTGTCGCTGAAGAACACCGGTTGCAATGCACCTTCGTCATAGCGCTGGACATAAATCACCGCCGGCGAGCTGGCGATCAGGTTGTCCAGGCGCGCATGGGCGGCGGCGGCGCTCTGCTGCTGATTCTTGATGTCACTGATGTCGAGCATGAAGCCCACCAGCCGACGGTTTTTCCCCACGCCCAGCGCCTGGCCCTGCAGGCGATACCAGACCGGTTCGGGGCCATCGTCGGGGCGATACAGGCGCACGCACGACAGCAGTGGCATGCCTGAGTCCTGCAAGTCTTGCAGGCCGATGCGCAGCTCTTCGCGGTCGGCGGGATACACCTGATCGAGCCAGTCCTGCACGGATAAACGTGACGTTCCAAGGTTCAGGGCCGTGGCCAGCGACGGTGCCAATTGCACCTCGTTGCTGTGGCTGAAAACTTCCCACCAGCCGGTGCCGAGCAGCGCTTGCAGCGATTCCAGGCGTTCCAGTTGCAGATGATGACGATGCTCGCGCAGGCGTTCGAGCAAGGGGCTGGCGAGCGCGGCGGTGATTTGCAGCCAGTCGCGTTCAGTGACATCGGGGGCGCGTTGGGGCGCCGTGAAGAAACCGCACAGCAACCAGGCGACCACCCCTTGCGCATCGTGATAGGGCACGGCGAAGCCATCGGTATTGCCGAAAGTGTCTTGCAGGCGCGGGTGTTCACGCAGGGTCAGGTGCTGCGGTGCCGAGCCGCTCAAACTGTCCAGCCCCGTGCCCAGGCGTTGATCGTTTTGCCACAGTTGCGGTGCATCGAAGGCCGCGTAGTGCTGGTGAATCTGCCAACCCTGCTCCTGCTCATCGAGCAAGGCCAGGGCAATGCAGGGCACCTGAAAACGCTGGGCCAGGCTTTGCAGTTGTTCGCCCAGCACCTCGGGCAGGCGCGTCAGGCTGCACAGGCGCAGCTGTTCGGCGATTTGCATCGCCAGCACCTGGCATTGCTCTCGGTTGCGTGATTGCCGGCGTTCGAGCAACAAGTCGCCGATGTCGAGCATCTGCAACAGCCAGGCATCGGCCAAGGGTTGCACCCAGCCGCGCAAATGCAGCGGTGGACCGTTGAGGCTGTAGAAGTCCAGGTCCAGGGTTTGTCCCCGCCAGTCCGCCGGCGCACCTTCGATGACGAGGCTGCTGTGGGGCAACAGGAAGTCGAGCAGATGCGCTGCCTGCGCGCCGGGGCTTTGCTGCGCGAGCAGGTGCCGCAGCGGACCGCTCAGTTGAATGACACGCCCCCCGGCATCGAGCTGCATCTGCAAGCCGAAGCTGTGCACCCGCTGTGCCTCTTGCGGCTCCGGCGGAGGGGGCGGATGGCGGTTGAGCAGGCGCCCGAAGAGTTTGTCGCCGGCACTCAAAATTGCAGGCTCGCGCTAGCCGTAAGGGTCGCTGGCAGATTCGGCACCTGACCGATGCCCGGCAGGTTCAGGAACGGGATGGCGGCTTTGATTTTATTGGTGGGGTAACTGATGCGGACTGTCAGCAACCCGCTTACAAACGTGACGGTGGCATCGGTGGCGGTATTGAAATTCAGGGCCGGCGGAATCCAGGCCGTTTGCGTGGTCAGTTCCGTTTTCGCGCGGGCGATCAGCGCGGCAGCGTAACCGGGGGTGGACGGATCCAGCGCGACGCTGCGGCGCACGGCTTCGGCGGTCGACTGGTTGAACGACTGCATCAACAACAGCGGCAGGCTGTAGCTGATGATGGCGTAGAACACGCCGAAAAAAATGATGAACACCAGGGCGAATTCAATCGCGGCGGCACCTTTTTGTTTGTGGGGGAGGCTGGCTTTCATGAGTGTGTCTACCCTGACCAACACTGTGTAATGTCAGCATAGAATCATTCAGCCAAAACGGACGGTTTTTACCGAATGCAGAGCTTTGTCCTACTGATCTGGCTGGCACTGTGTGCCGCGCAGGATGCCCGGCAACGGCACATTGCCAATGGCCTGACCCTGGGTGCTGGCGCCCTGGCCCTGGCCTGGTTGCTGTGGAGCGGCACGACCTGGCTGGGTGCCGAGGCGCAACAGGGCGGCTGGGCGTTGTTACTGGCCCTGGGCTTCACGCT contains:
- a CDS encoding DUF4136 domain-containing protein encodes the protein MFRRFILLAVAVLLSACTANQVNHDFDASRDFAAYRSWTWKEPALQYRPDDPRIKSDLTEQRIRQAVADQLDQRGLRPAAAGAKGDLNVQAYLIVEERQQQVTTNYGGGWGNPWYGYYGAPMYNETRSVSYKVATIQIDLLDGKDGKLVWRGSDEQILSRTPNPTDRRDAIWETVTRILANYPPHST
- a CDS encoding pilus assembly protein TadG-related protein, translating into MSPRLQFRGPARQRGAIGLMAALTLTLALAFMLLVVDTGRLYLEKRSLQRVADMAALEAATRGGDCSASSTANTYATASAQRNGFAIPSTGRALAVACGALTLDANNLRVFGADPSKSEAIRVIASHVVQQSIAGGIGALFGGAPAGSTMTLSATAVAALPPPLASLTIRSTALTFDTSKAAITSLLFGGLLGGNVTVSAAGWNGLVNTNISLLGYLDRLKIDLGLTAAGYNQVLGNTVNVSQLIQTAINVLDPTSTLGATATIVSLQALKVAAGTTSVVLGNMLHVESGTDISALAVNLKAFDLVEGFVQLANKKNALVASLPINIAGLAQITARVQVMEPPQLSAIGNPKNAALAPLGPNRIYVRTAQVKTLLSINLPVLDAITPLVNAVINLVAPLTNTLNALLHLDLVGVVNSLTCALLVPCDTPEIKLLPPPIRIDVALEAAGAWSYVTAYSCVSATNKSLTTNTTTTLIGLKIGQISPADVFGSPTVPPSNNVNPLKVIDIGVQTCQRLLILPPTCYNHQPGVGGGIDIMVNIPIAQNANMSHVYSAPAAANLPEINQPPFYYAFTTTNIVNSLSTTVSNLGVNMYGPSGSIVGGLGGILSDVSAALVNAINTVLSPLLDTLINTLLASLGIDLNKVEVGANLSCHSGRPSLVI
- a CDS encoding DUF4136 domain-containing protein gives rise to the protein MKSHSGVLMFCLGLAACQGSNPYVATSNPLPPAPPQAANTFDRSAYPAAPRDYAKYRSWAWLNGHLPPGTAWADSAQVAEAVSNALDQRGLRPLHDNRPADLFVSADLRLETRLRQVQDDYYGGAYGGYNGYGPGYGGYATVPVIRTYQEQVVVVQVDMFDAKSGQPIWSASAETGNRGSESERADAIREAVEKAMSAYPPS
- a CDS encoding TadE/TadG family type IV pilus assembly protein, coding for MKASLPHKQKGAAAIEFALVFIIFFGVFYAIISYSLPLLLMQSFNQSTAEAVRRSVALDPSTPGYAAALIARAKTELTTQTAWIPPALNFNTATDATVTFVSGLLTVRISYPTNKIKAAIPFLNLPGIGQVPNLPATLTASASLQF
- a CDS encoding ATP-binding protein; amino-acid sequence: MSAGDKLFGRLLNRHPPPPPEPQEAQRVHSFGLQMQLDAGGRVIQLSGPLRHLLAQQSPGAQAAHLLDFLLPHSSLVIEGAPADWRGQTLDLDFYSLNGPPLHLRGWVQPLADAWLLQMLDIGDLLLERRQSRNREQCQVLAMQIAEQLRLCSLTRLPEVLGEQLQSLAQRFQVPCIALALLDEQEQGWQIHQHYAAFDAPQLWQNDQRLGTGLDSLSGSAPQHLTLREHPRLQDTFGNTDGFAVPYHDAQGVVAWLLCGFFTAPQRAPDVTERDWLQITAALASPLLERLREHRHHLQLERLESLQALLGTGWWEVFSHSNEVQLAPSLATALNLGTSRLSVQDWLDQVYPADREELRIGLQDLQDSGMPLLSCVRLYRPDDGPEPVWYRLQGQALGVGKNRRLVGFMLDISDIKNQQQSAAAAHARLDNLIASSPAVIYVQRYDEGALQPVFFSDSLLPLLGWTLADCAPGTLVERVHPDDRPQYFERTRQLLREGSVRARYRLRDSRGDYHWLLDEAKLLRDDLGLPVEAVGLWLDVTDATLATEQVRQSEERYRILVEDSPAMICRYLPDLTLTFGNRPLATYLELAPEQLPGVNLGSWMSAEQRDAFTQRLSQLSPEFPVSTAEINLQLPGREHAWWVWSDRGVFDEQGRLLEIQAVGRDNTEVRRSQQQLTQSAKMATLGEMATGLAHEINQPLNVMRMAIVNVLKRLSNGDVQVDYLIDKLTRIDSQVQRAARVVDHMRVFGRRSEIEQQPFNPAQAIEGTLSLLSEGMRGKGVDLRISETGFEVQVRGYVDQLEQVLINLMVNARDALLDKREKHPGFKPWISLYAERDTHSVRLWVEDNGGGIDPRLLERIFEPFFTTKPVGVGTGLGLSVSYGIVENMGGKLSVRNSTEGARFCIELPIVPAD
- a CDS encoding methyltransferase domain-containing protein codes for the protein MSDRHFDQLATRFAEKIYGGAKGAIRLAVLQADLAETLPDRPLRVLDIGAGLGHMSLWLAQRGHQVTLAEPAEPMLEGARQRFAEAGQSATFIQAPWQELLGQLTEPYDLVLCHAVLEWLAEPHAILPVLHQLTKADGWLSLAFYNRDALIYRNLLKGHFRKMRKNDMAGEKQSLTPQQPLDPRELAAQLEGLWQVETQSGVRVFHDYMPVEFQARAELVDLLEMELAHRRHPAFAGLGRYLHWICRPV